TGAGACCCATGCCCACTACCCTGCTTCCTAGCCATCCCACTTCCAAGAGATTGCCCAGTCCATCTGCCATAGATCCCTCAGCCTGTGTTAAGAGGCCCCCAGTCCTACTCCCAGAGATCCTCCCAGCCTGGTGGCTCTCTGAACCCTGGCCTTCCAGAGACCCCCTGCACACATTTAGAGACGTCCCCAAGCCCAGCACCTAGAGATCCCCCAGCCCAAGAGACCCCTTTCAGAGACCTGCCTCACCCCCAGCCTCATTCCACCATCTCTAAACCACCCTCAGGTACTGGCTGACCCAACACCCTGAGACAGTGCATCAGGAGCCCCAGTTAGAAGAGGTTATAGGTCGCTTCTGGGCCACTGTGGAACAGGAGGGTAACGCAACCCAGCGGAGCCTGGGAGACTCCGCGAACCTGTGAGTCagtcccttccccttccctcccacccccactctgcCTTCTGCCTCCACACTCCCACACCATCCACCCCagctcctccccctgcctctcttTGCCCCCAGGCTGAGCCCTGGTGGCcctggcccccctccccccataagCAGCCCAGGCCTGGGCAAAAAGCGCAAAGTGTCCTTGCTTTTCGACCACCTGGAGACCGAGGAGCTGGCAGAGCACCTCACTTACCTGGAGTTCCGGTCCTTCCAGGCTATCACGGTAAGGACgcccctcctcccagctgggGAGGGCTTGGGGTGGGCTGAGGTGTGGCTGGGGCCAGGCAGGACTGAGAGGACCCAAACTGTCAAACTTGGGTGCTAGAGGGTCCAGGAAAATGAGTTAAGCCGGCTGAGCACAGAGccccgggttcaaatcccatcaGCCCCTTCCTACCTGTGTAATTTTGAACTAGTTTCTcaacctctctgggactcagttttctcatgtgtaaaaagGAGGTCATAATGTTTCATTGGCTGGTTGGGGAAATTAATATGTCCATTTAAAAATGCTcgtcacagtgcctggcacatagtaagtgctcaaaatattttattaattgttcatttatttgagaAGCATTTAAATTCACTGTGCCTCAGCCCgttatctgtaaaagggggacTTAGTTCCTGCCCCATAGGATCAGCCTCGTCCAGAGTAAATGCTCTATAGTTGAACCATTTGAAATTGCCATGTTTTGACATATTTAACCTACCCAAATTGTAATTTCAAATGCTTCAACCTATATATAAGTGTTTAGCTATTGCCATCTTGCCATCATCGTTTTGAGGGTAGTTGGGGATCTGCTTCCTTAATGGGAAAATTTCCtgattgtacacacacacacacacacacacagtgcagtAGATGTGGGTATGTAATGTTGACTCCTTGAGCAGAACAAATAGAAGTTAGTTTCGTGTCCTCTTCACCACCCTTCCCTTTGCTGACTATATACCAGTCAGGTATACAGTTAAGAGCAATagactgggttccctccctgaCTCGggcctgtgtgaccctgggcaaattacttagcctctctgtgcctcaatgaCCTCATCTCTAAGATGGGAATAATATAGTGTTCACTTCATAGACTTGTGAGGCTATGAGGAAGGGCTCAGAATAGTACCCAactttctttaaacatttctccTCAGATGGGAGAGGGCCATGGTGACCTCAGGGACATGTGATGGCCGGGCTAGGACGTCAGAGGTCGTGACTGCTTGGGGGATGGCGTGTGAGGGGCAGAGCCTGAGCGCGAGGGCCCACCCTGACAcccacctcacccccagccccaggaccTGCGGGGCTACGTTTTGCAGGGCTCCGTGCGGGGCTGCCCGGCCCTGGAGGGATCCGTAGGTCTCAGCAACAGCGTGTCCCGCTGGGTGCAGGTCATGGTGCTGAGCCGTCCCGGGCCTGCACAGCGCGGGCAGGTGCTGGACAAGTTCATCCACGTGGCACAGGTGAGGTCCGCCCCGTCGCTCTGCCCACTTTCTGAGCACCTGCCCCGCGGGGCTCCCGGGCGGTGACGTCACCATATCGTGGCCCCTCCCGAACGCATCACGCCCCACCCTGGCCGCGTCCCAGCGGCCCCAGTCCTGTCGTTTTAACCCGGGACTGTGACGGCACTTCTTCCCTGGCCTTGATTTCACCACGTCCAACCCGCCCTGGCCCCACTCCTTGGTCCCAGCCGTGGCAGTTGACGACTTTCCTCCTGACCCCGTCTCACAAGCCCAATGCCCGAATATTCTATCCGCAGGGCAATGAAAGAGGAGACTCTTTCTTGCCCGCACCTTTGCGTCAAACTCTACCCCGTCCCTAGGCCCCAGCTGTCCCTTTAGGACAGTGACAGCATCCGACCCCATCACTTCAGGTCTCCCTTGGCCCGCCCTTTCTCTTCAccttcccccctttcccttcccccctccccttccccctcctttccaGCTATGTTCCCTCCcttctggagaaaagggaagcccgCCTTCCCCCAGCGTGGCCACGCCCCTTTGCGTACTTCCTCGCAGACCACGCCCTGCCTCTGGCGTCTTCCATCTCCTTGCTTCCCCTGTCCCGCACGACAGACCAGGGTGTTCTGGCATCTACATGGGGTCTTCCCGGTATGAGCGTCTTCCATTCCTCCCTGGCCCCCAACAACCTTCTCCCCCAGCAACCTCCGCTCTTCAAACTTGAGAAAGGGGAGGGATGACCCCACACCTGTCTCTGATATCTACCTGACCCCTCCGTATCACTCTGGACGATTTCACCTCTGCCCAGCTCCCAACTCCTGCCCAGAACTCAGGCCTTCTGATCTCCCCTCACCTGGCTGGCTCCCAGTGCAGAGGCCGCCTAGTTGTCTGACACCCTAACATCTGTCTGCAACCTCCACACCTGCCTGACACAGACCTGTTGAGTCCCCAAACCCGTCCAACACCCCATACTTGCCTGactccccccacttttttttttggccataccacgtggcatgtgggataatAGTTCTCCCACCAGAGCTCCAGCTCATGCCCCGGCAGTAGAAGTAcacgctgagtcctaaccactggaccgccagggaagtccctgactccCCCCACTTCTGTCTGACCTAACATTAGTTTATCATCTGCCTGACCTCCGTGTGATGCCCACATACCTGCTTGTGGCCCACTCCTGCCTGACACATCTCACCTGTCTGATGCCTGCACTGGCCCATCCCCACACATGCCTGAGACCCCAACTCAATAGGGATGCTGTCATTTGAACCCCCAATTTGCCTGTCCTCCATGTGGTGCCCACCACTTCTGCATCACCCTCCCTTCCTAGAGGCTCCTCCAGCTGCAGAATTTCAACACGCTGATGGCAGTCACTGGGGGCCTGTGTCATAGCGCCATCTCCAGACTCAAGGACTCTCACACCCACCTGAGCCCTGACAGCACCAAGGTGAAGTCCCACTGCCCTCCCCAAAGTTCCAGTGGTCAATTATCCTGAACCCACACACTTTTCCCCAGCCCCCTCCGTCCCTTCTCAGGGGCTCTGGAGCCACCCAGAGACCTTTTGCCCCTCCAAATCTGACAGACCCCCCAGGCTTTGTCCTCCTCTGtcattcttcctccctcctcatcCGTGGTGCTGACCTCTCTCTACTGTGTGTCTGGTCCTGAGCAGGACTGGAGGGAGGCAGATAAGAGATGTTAGCAGAGAACTTGCAGTCCAGGTGGGGAGTGAAATGATGCCCCCAGGGATGCCAACATTTGGGCCACCCATGGGAGGAGCATGGGTTGGTGGTGTCCTGAAAGTGTCTAAGGAGAGTGAGTCATTCATGAGTCTGGTGTGTGCCTGAGGTCAGGATGTGGCAGGATATTGGGCTGGAGATgccggggcagggggcgggggggggggtgggaaggtCCTGTTGAGCCTTTTGCAAGCTCAACTAAGGTGTCTGGGCTTTATCTAGAGGGCAGTGAGGAGCTAGGAAGCGTTTGGGAATGCTGAGAGCACCCATGATCAGATTTGGGTTTTTGAAAAATCACTCTAGCCTGGGGAATGGGAGACAGTGGGGCCTTTCTGAGATGGGGGCCCAAGTGGAAGAGCAGTCTGGGGAGATGCTGAAGCCAATGTGGGACACGGAGGAGCTTGGGGAGAGGTCCAAAATGTCATTGGGCCCCTGGGGGGTCCAGAGCCACACAGGACGCTGCTAGATACTCCCCTTCAAGGAGCTAGGGGAACAGAACTGGCCTCCCCGATTACATGCTGCTCCCCGCCCAAAAAAACCCATGCCCCTCCCACATAGGCCCTGCTGGAGCTGACTGAGCTCCTTGCTGCCCACAACAACTACGCCTGTTACCGCCGCACCTGGGCTGGCTGCACCGGCTTCCGGCTGCCTGTACTGGGTGTGCATCTCAAGGATCTGGTGTCCCTGCACGAGGCACAGCCTGACAGGTTGCCTGACGGCCGCCTGCACCTACCCAAGCTCAACAGCCTCTACCTGCGGCTGCAGGAGCTGGCAGCCCTCCAGAGGCAACACCCCCCCTGCAGTGCCAAGGAGGACCTACTGCATCTGCTCACGGTGAGCTGCCCTGAGCTGCCCAGGCTGAGCTCCCAGAGGCCGCACCTGCGGGGTACTGAGATTTAGGGTCCTGGGTGGGTGAGGGTCAGGATAGAATAGTAGAATAGCACTGGAATGCATGGGCTTTGAAGCCAGAGCTTCtaggggtgtttttgttttttttctgtgtggtcttgggcaagtcacttaacccctcagcctcagtttccttaactacAAAATGGGAATACAAATAGGACCTACTTCAGAGAGTGGTTGAAAAGAATCAGtaatataattcatataaatatcattcatataattcacataaagtacttaaaatagtATCTGGAACACAGTGAGCTCTATATAAGTAATGCGTTTTTCCCCCAGTTCCCCCAGCAACTCAAGTATCCATTGATCTGAGCTCCAGAATTGCTTCCGGCTTTTGCACTCCTGAACTCCAAGGTTCTGAGCTTCTCATGCCACTAGTCCAAAGTTCCAAGCTTTAACATATCCAGGAATCTAAGCAAAAAGCTAATAACAGTTATCGaccacttattatgtgccaggcgcCATGTTTAACAGTCCCCAGAGAGCACTTCATTCCATCCTCACAACCCTACGAGGAGGGGACCCTTATTGTGCCCATTCTACAGACTGAGAAACTGAGACCCACAGAGGTGAGGTCACTTGCCCCCTGTCCCACAGCAGGCCAGCTTCAGAACATGTATTAACTGTCACACTATGTCCTAAGACTGCAAGTGTGAGATTCtggctatattttattttacatagacagatagataggtagatagatagataatagagatAGAGAGgtagagatatatatatttcattctgAAGAGCTATAAATTGAGAGAGACTGGGATTCTGAGGACCAGGTAGTCTAAGACTGAAAAGCTGACTTTCAGATCCTAAGACAGGACCACCTGCAAATTGAAAATGTGGGGCTCCTTGTttgaaattattaagaatttcaagatggtgacagcagggcattaaatgaagtggaggccCCTCTAAGTGTGGGGCCTGCCTGTGAAGCTGGTCCTGCCCCAGAATGATTGGTGCCTGAGCTGCTATGCTATGCTGACCCTAAGAGGCCATCagcccaaatatttattgagcacctgctgtgagccaggcactACTTTAGGCACTTAGGCTCACAGCCGTGTgcaacatcagaaaaaaattgcTGTCTTGTGGGGCTGACTTCCTAGTGGGGGAGATAGCcagtgaaaaaagtaaataagtaaatcataTGGTCTTTTAGATAAAAAGTGCTATagagaaaattaaagcagaaacagGCATGGAAAGTGACAGgggtttgcaattttaaataggatcAAAAGAGCCTCGGTGACAAGATGGTGTTTCTGGTCTAGGGGACCAGCGGTGTGCAGAGCGAAGTGGGGCTCAGTGGGAGAGAGGACCATGGGGGTCCCAGGGAAGAGGGGCTTTGGAAAGAGGAGGAGACTGCGGGTCCAGGCGGGCATGGGCTGTAGGTAGGAGGACAGAGACAAGGAGGGTCCGTAACGCCCTGCCCATCCTCCAGCTTTCCCTGGATCTCTTCTACACGGAGGACGAGATCTATGAGCTTTCTTATGCCCGGGAGCCCCGCTGTCCCAAGAGTCTGGTGAGACCCCAgccctgacctctgacctccagccCAAGCCTCTGCAATGACTAACTGCGACCCTCTGTCCCTGCCCCAGCCACCCTCCCCCTTCCAGGtgcccctggtggtgcagtgggccCCTGGCGTGACGCCCAAGCCCGACAGGGTCACGCTGGGTCGGCATGTGGAGCAGCTGGTGGAGGTGAGGAGGAGCCCTGGGCGGGAGGAGGGATCTAAGGCCCCGGGGCCTCTGACTCGGCCTGACTCTCCCCTTCGCACGCTCCTCTGAAGTCTGTGTTCAAGAACTATGACCCCGAAGGCCGAGGCACCATCTCTCAGGAGGACTTTGAGCGACTCTCAGGCAACTTCCCCTTCGCCTGCCACGGGCTTCACCCACCCCCCCGCCAGGGGTAGGTGCTCCCGACTCCTGGGTTCCCTTAAGACGAGGACCTGGGGTATCCAGGACTCCTGGGTCTGGGAGAAATGGGCCAGTCCTGCTGAAGCGCAGTCTCTTCCCCAGGAGTGGCTCCTTCAGCCGAGAGGAGCTGACAGGGTACCTGCTCCAGGCCAGCGCCATCTGCTCCAAGCTGGGCCTGGCCTTCCTGCACACCTTCCAGGAGGTCACCTTCCGCAAGCCCACCTTCTGTGGCATCTGCAGTGGCTTCGTGAGCACTCCGCCCGCTGTCACCCTGAGGGACCCCTGGAGCGCCCTAACTCCTCACAGCCTGGGCTGGAAaagccagccctgccctggagcGTGCACGGTCACCAAGCCCCGGATAATCCCCAAATTCCACAAAAGCCTCTAGCCTCAAATAATCCCTGTATTTCACAGCAACGCTAAACAATGGATATTCCCTACATTTTGGATAATTCTGAAGTCTAGATACTGCTCGATTCCCAACCTCCATCCTGGATAATTGCCAAACCCTGGAGAATCTACAAACACGAGTAGATTATCTCCAAGCGGAATCAATCTCCAAGTCTCTAGACCCCAGATAATTCAAACCCTGGATAATTTCCAAATTCAGGGTATCCTCAAACTCTGTATAATGGACAAATCTCTCAATCTCAAACCAAGAGCAATTCACAAACCTTGGATTACTTTCCgaatttactttttcattcattttttcattcgtAAATATATActgggcacctgctgtgtgcccggCACAGTTATAGGCTCTGGGTGGGTGGGAGCACAGGAGGAAACAGAACAGACACAATCCCTGCCCATAGAATTTATGCTTTATTAATTCCAAATTTTgtccaattctcatatcacagaTGACTTTCCAAACCTGAGATAACCTCCTAATTCCTTTAGTCTCCCAGATCCCACATAAGCCTCTAGCcttgaaaacttccaaaacctgAATTGTTTCCTCCAGacagaccccagccccaccccaatCACAGCCCTCCTTCCCCTAGCCTAGGTAACCTATTCTGCTTTCTCTTCCCAGCTTTGGGGTGTCACCAAGCAAGGCTACCGCTGTCGGGGTGAGCGGGGCATGGGTAGGGGGAGGGAATCCAGGACCCGCGGGCTGGAAGAATAGAGGACACAGACTGGGCCTCTGGCACTAACCTCTGAATTTCCCCCAGACTGTGGGCTGTGTTGCCACAAACACTGCAGAGACCAAGTGAAGGTGGAGTGTAAGAAGAGGCCAGGGGCCAAGGGCAACGTGAGCCCCCTAGAAGCCCCTGTCCCACCCACACCAGTTCCCCATGCCGGCTGTGGTAAGACCCAGGGTGTAGCAGTCCTGGGAAGGGGATCTGGTGGATGGATGGGGATTAACTCCAAGGTCATGAGGTCTTTCCTACCGCACCCACATCCCTCCCATCCACAACCCCACGAACAGGCTCCGAGGACAATTTCTCCTACACGCTATCCCTGGAACCTGAGACTGGGTGGCACGTTTGCCATGCTTGGACCCAGACAGAGCCCTCACATCCCTCCTGGGAACCAGAGACGGTGAGGAGGAGCTGCCCCTACCCACAACTGGATACAGGGAGACCAGCCTATTTGCCTGGGGGAGCCCAGACAGATTTGGGGAAGCATAGGAAAGTTAAAATATGCAAAAGTCCTCAGTTGCTTGGGTAGGAGGGCATAGataatggttaattttttaatgttgataGAAAATAGGAATTACAGTATgttgtggggaggggaaggggt
Above is a window of Phocoena sinus isolate mPhoSin1 chromosome 19, mPhoSin1.pri, whole genome shotgun sequence DNA encoding:
- the RASGRP4 gene encoding RAS guanyl-releasing protein 4 isoform X2, with product MEPRKSHQECPGKTGGRGRARQARRHKTCPSPREISKVMASMALGMLNEGGCSEDDLLEKCIQSFDSAGSLRRGDHILNMVLAMHNWVLPSAHLAARLLTLYQEATGSTQELRRLQICHLVRYWLTQHPETVHQEPQLEEVIGRFWATVEQEGNATQRSLGDSANLLSPGGPGPPPPISSPGLGKKRKVSLLFDHLETEELAEHLTYLEFRSFQAITPQDLRGYVLQGSVRGCPALEGSVGLSNSVSRWVQVMVLSRPGPAQRGQVLDKFIHVAQRLLQLQNFNTLMAVTGGLCHSAISRLKDSHTHLSPDSTKALLELTELLAAHNNYACYRRTWAGCTGFRLPVLGVHLKDLVSLHEAQPDRLPDGRLHLPKLNSLYLRLQELAALQRQHPPCSAKEDLLHLLTLSLDLFYTEDEIYELSYAREPRCPKSLPPSPFQVPLVVQWAPGVTPKPDRVTLGRHVEQLVESVFKNYDPEGRGTISQEDFERLSGNFPFACHGLHPPPRQGSGSFSREELTGYLLQASAICSKLGLAFLHTFQEVTFRKPTFCGICSGFLWGVTKQGYRCRDCGLCCHKHCRDQVKVECKKRPGAKGNVSPLEAPVPPTPVPHAGCGSEDNFSYTLSLEPETGWHVCHAWTQTEPSHPSWEPETVPLPATAPSPTQSSKLSS
- the RASGRP4 gene encoding RAS guanyl-releasing protein 4 isoform X1, whose amino-acid sequence is MNRKDSKRKSHQECPGKTGGRGRARQARRHKTCPSPREISKVMASMALGMLNEGGCSEDDLLEKCIQSFDSAGSLRRGDHILNMVLAMHNWVLPSAHLAARLLTLYQEATGSTQELRRLQICHLVRYWLTQHPETVHQEPQLEEVIGRFWATVEQEGNATQRSLGDSANLLSPGGPGPPPPISSPGLGKKRKVSLLFDHLETEELAEHLTYLEFRSFQAITPQDLRGYVLQGSVRGCPALEGSVGLSNSVSRWVQVMVLSRPGPAQRGQVLDKFIHVAQRLLQLQNFNTLMAVTGGLCHSAISRLKDSHTHLSPDSTKALLELTELLAAHNNYACYRRTWAGCTGFRLPVLGVHLKDLVSLHEAQPDRLPDGRLHLPKLNSLYLRLQELAALQRQHPPCSAKEDLLHLLTLSLDLFYTEDEIYELSYAREPRCPKSLPPSPFQVPLVVQWAPGVTPKPDRVTLGRHVEQLVESVFKNYDPEGRGTISQEDFERLSGNFPFACHGLHPPPRQGSGSFSREELTGYLLQASAICSKLGLAFLHTFQEVTFRKPTFCGICSGFLWGVTKQGYRCRDCGLCCHKHCRDQVKVECKKRPGAKGNVSPLEAPVPPTPVPHAGCGSEDNFSYTLSLEPETGWHVCHAWTQTEPSHPSWEPETVPLPATAPSPTQSSKLSS